In Alteromonas macleodii, the sequence TTCTTCCTCATTCTCCGGCTTACGGTCAGTCAGCGACAAGCGAAAAAGAAAGCGAACAACAATTATGAAACACAATTGGAATGCATACGCGCGACTTATGCGCCTAGATAAACCTGTAGGTATTTATTTACTGCTATGGCCTACATTGTGGGCACTGCTAATGGCGGCGCAAGGTTTACCGCCTTTAGGTATTACGCTTATCTTTGTGGCTGGCGTAGTCGTAATGCGTTCAGCAGGCTGCGTTATCAATGACTATGCTGATAGAAAAGTGGACGGACGCGTAAAGCGCACAACACAGCGCCCCTTGGCAACAGGCGAAGTTAAACCAAAACAAGCGCTGCAGTTATTTGGCGCACTGATCGTCATTGCGTTTGTGTTAGTGCTGTTTCTTAACTGGCAAACTATCGCGTTATCTGTTGTAGCGCTTTTGCTCGCTGCAAGCTATCCCTTCATGAAGCGTTATACCCACTTGCCGCAGGTGGTATTAGGCGCGGCATTTGGCTGGGCCATTCCCATGGCTTTTATGGCTGTGCTAGAAACTGTACCAACGTACGCTTGGTGGTTGTTCATTGCTAACTTACTATGGACAGTAGCGTACGACACCATGTACGCCATGGTAGACCGCGACGACGATTTGCAAATAGGCGTTAAATC encodes:
- the ubiA gene encoding 4-hydroxybenzoate octaprenyltransferase, with translation MKHNWNAYARLMRLDKPVGIYLLLWPTLWALLMAAQGLPPLGITLIFVAGVVVMRSAGCVINDYADRKVDGRVKRTTQRPLATGEVKPKQALQLFGALIVIAFVLVLFLNWQTIALSVVALLLAASYPFMKRYTHLPQVVLGAAFGWAIPMAFMAVLETVPTYAWWLFIANLLWTVAYDTMYAMVDRDDDLQIGVKSTAILFGKNDVLIVMMLQALALTILWCIGLTINATWPYYTAVLFSALLCVRQYQLIKRRQREGCFTAFIENHYIGLAITLGTALHFCLVR